In Brassica napus cultivar Da-Ae chromosome A3, Da-Ae, whole genome shotgun sequence, the sequence TAGTGTCCCAACCAATGGCCCATGCACCAGGGTTTCCTTTCTCAATCACTAACGCCACGACAGCTCCTTCTATTGTTCCCATTAGGCATATCCATGCAGTGAGTGAGAGTTCAGCTGGGTAAGTTCTCAACGTGAAAGCCTGACAAAATTGATTcatatataaccaaaataaatcgATAAAGTAAAAATGTGACTGTTTCTGGTTCATTATATTTtcctattatttttataatcgtTTATAAAATGTGTGATTAGGGTCGTAGTCACATCTTGTAAAGGTAtccaaataataaaaagtaaattaatAAATGATCTATTAACTGGaccttaattttcaaaaagaaaatttgccTTACTTGGAGAATCATGAAACATGCATAGCTGAAACAACCAATTGTGACCAAAACTGCACCTTTGATAGCACTATGAATATCGGTCCCAACTGTGTTCGGTGCAGAGGCTCCTTTGGTCCAGAAGAGATCAAGAACTGGACCTTTTACTAGAGTCATTATCATGGCTCCTCCAACTGTAGCCAATGTCCCAATCACCTTACCAGCGCTCCTGATGCACCGTAGTTTCACTCTTTCTAGCCCGAATATATAAGCAAGGACGAAAGTGATCGCAGGTAAGACATTGTACATGGCGGTTGCAAATGTAGCCGTTGTATACTTCATTCCAAGATAGTATAAGTTTTGATCAATCACTGGCCTATTATGGCTCCGACTGGTGACATGTAGTATTAGAGTTGAATTACAGTATGATTTGTACTTCGATGTAACTTGCAGTAAAAAGTATGTGGTAAAAACtgtaagtttatgtggtaagttttgcagtaaaaataaaagttatcatttattaaaacttatgaCTGGTAACATTTTTGATGTATAAGTTGCAGTATGAgttctaaataaaaaattgaatatataaattgataaataattttttttaagctcttttaaaaacaaataaaaagaaaaagaaaatttatttaaaataagtataaaaagtttgaaaagaattttcagtatatattattttctaagtaTTATATAgaagatttgaaaaaattattagaataataTAAACAATCATGAAAgatatattcattaaaattaataatttataaaatcttaaaataaaacaaataaatattacccCCACTCTCCCCCCACACCCACCACCAATATTCCCAATACGTTTGCATCTTATTtgttcaatatatattattttgtaaaaggtgTTCAcgattttcatttttcttaaaacaaaaaaaatcaatcaaattaGTAACTCAACTTTTAAAACATGGGATTTTGGTTGATGTAGGTTTATGTTCTGagttagaaaatttataaaggGTTTAAGTCAAAATTGTAACTCAAGTACAATACATCTTAAATCaaacttaaaatcaaaaaactaaatttaatgcatgattggtaacatttttgagTTATACGCCTAACTCAAACTTAATCAATGGTAACTCATGTCACCAATCAAAGCCATATTTCAAATTAATACATGAAAGGAAAAATAGCTCAGATTCAACTACAAAAAGAAGAGACATTTGTGGGATGAATGaagatgaataaaataaaatattactcaAGTAAACCAAGAAGTGTGATCCTGAAGAATATCATGAAAGTCATCTTTGGTCTCACCTTCCTGTTTTTTACATCATAAACCATTTTAGAAAGCTTGacaattaattttaaaccataaaGACAATGTTCTCAACATAAACATCATAATCAGAAAGTTACTTTAGAACGCACAATCATCAAGCATAAAAATAGTATTGTCAACCATTTTAACACATTTATCGTTACTACCTCTTTAATCAATGGACTTATGGTTATATGAGAATCGTTGTCAAAAAAAAGTCTTATTCTAATGTGTCAAATTTACTAAAGTATAATCATAAATTCATAATTACTGAATCATAACCACTTGTTGATTAACCAATACACTCGTACCCTGGAAgtgttaataataaaaaaaaaattaaccaattcACTTTGGAgagaaacactacaagaaatgtGAAATATTCACATTCAATGCATGACAGTGACAAAAGCCACAAAACCAGAGATAAAACCGTTAGaggtgttttgttttgtcttttaacATATGACCGACCTCTTCTTATTGTATGGTTACGTGCCTAGTGCCTACGTCACATGCCTCATTCATTCTTTTTGCAACTTTCACGCTTTCAACACACTAAACGTCTATGCAACTCAcacaaataaaatatcaataccTATAAACGGATCATAATCGTTTCATAACTTTAATAAAGAATCCGTTTTGCTGAATATGTCACAATTGTTTCTTTGAATTTTCGTGTACTTTTTCCACTAATAGATATCACAACATGGAAACGCACACGGTAAACACTCTAGTAATGCAGACTCAGTTTCCAGTGTAGATCAAACTAGATAAATGTTTTACTATCTTGGtcttgaaagtttgaaacaataaaCCAGAAGCTAAATTTTGTTTGTCAAATAAGCTGATCTAAAGAAGGGAAAGTAGCGAGTACTTGTCGAAATAGAGGGCGAACGGGGCCATAACCAGGGTAGCAACGGCGTGACGGTAAACAACAAGGACATAGTTGCTCATGCCTTTGTTTAGGACAGCTTTTGAGAGAATGTCCATTCCTGCTAGCCCTACTTGCAACAATACAACTAAAATGAATGGCCTTACCTTCTCCATACAACCCATCTTCCTTACTTCCTCCATCTTAGATAATAACTTTAGATCAACAGTCTTTCTCTTTCGCTCTTTTGAATATTATATTTAGAAGTAGTCGTAACAGAGATATGAGAAGGTTTGTTTCAATTAAATCATGTGTTATGGCTTGTCTTTGGTTGGTTATCGCTCCTTATATAGAGCCAATCAAAGATAAAGGATGTAGTGTGAAACATTCTTCACTCTACCAAAACCTATACGAGCAAAACCAaacaaatgttttcaaaataaagaaaaccaaaCAAATGTTTTAACGGATGCattatattaaattagtaaatattatatagtatacTAAATTAAAGTATtacaataaatgaaaaaatattaattattttaatgaaattttaaaataacaccataatttttatgtttacttattgtttaataatttatcACTGTTCTATTTGtacattttcaagtatttaaaaataaaaattaataattacttAAAAAATTTCTAGTTTGATTGCATATGGTGTTTAACTGTAAGAATTTcttttttagaaatacaaaaatatttttaaaaataaaaaaagttgttGCATTGTCATTTTCATAATCTGATGATAAATTAGttgttataattttttcctttagaaaatttcaaaacataattAAGTAATTTTAGagcttatattattttgttttcttaaatgGGCGATTTTTGTAGTTCggaattttggttaatttttaaaaacataattaggctttaaattttttaattatattattttttaaaacgtctcaaattatttttgttcttcttaaaatggatttaatttgttttacatCTGCTTTTGGACTTTATCTAAATTCTATGAGTGCAAGTTATAAATTATTATGTATTCACCTAAAATATACGTGACAAAATATGTCAATTTcacaagaaagaaaacaattatGGATGCAGATGCACCACCCCCCGGCCCCCACCTCTTTCATACTTTAGCTTCTCACCTTAATACCTTATGTtagtgtaaatatataatataaaatatgtgtatagtgttgttattttgtttgtttgt encodes:
- the LOC106420169 gene encoding WAT1-related protein At2g37460 — translated: MEEVRKMGCMEKVRPFILVVLLQVGLAGMDILSKAVLNKGMSNYVLVVYRHAVATLVMAPFALYFDKKVRPKMTFMIFFRITLLGLLEPVIDQNLYYLGMKYTTATFATAMYNVLPAITFVLAYIFGLERVKLRCIRSAGKVIGTLATVGGAMIMTLVKGPVLDLFWTKGASAPNTVGTDIHSAIKGAVLVTIGCFSYACFMILQAFTLRTYPAELSLTAWICLMGTIEGAVVALVIEKGNPGAWAIGWDTKLITATYSGIVCSGIGYYVGGIVMKTKGPVFVTAFSPLGMIIVAIMSTIIFAEQMYLGRVLGAVVICAGLYLVIWGKSKDYKYPSTPQIDGESAQPSVQLCRNGKDGVETL